GAGTAGCATAAGGTGTACAAAAATCAGGATCACTACAATTCCGCTGAATCAATGAATTGAATCCTTCTGTCTGCTGTACCACATGCGTTAGTTCATGAGCAATTAACCGCTGTCCCTGTCGCTTGTCTGGTGCAAATTGACCTGCGCCAAATACAATGTTGTGCCCTACTGTGTAAGCATTCGCGTTGATGTCTCGAGCCGATCGCTCAGCCTCTGTTCCAGTATGTACGCGCACCTGCGAAAAGTCGTAGCCAAAGCGTTGCCCCATTTCTTGCTGTAAAGACGGGTCTAGCGGTCTACCAGAACTGGACAAGACACGTTCTACACTAGCAGGTGCAGTATTTGCACTTTCTGTTGCTTGCCCCGCATAACGTTGAATGCGCGATGGTGCAATGTTAATCGCTGAATGTGCTGATGCTGCCATTACCTGATCAGCAACGCGATCGGCTTCTTGTTCCAATGGATCGTTACTAGCACCAATTGCAAGCTTTCGTTGTAAACTCCTCTTTTTCTTGGCGCAATCCGTACACTCTCCACCTGCGATCGTATGTTGCCCACAAGATGCACACTTCCGTTGCAAAATCCCGCCTTTAGCAAGCGGTGAAGTGGTTGAAGTTTGCTGGGATTGGGTTACTGTACGTTGGATCATTGTCCGATGCCTCCGTAAACGGATTGGGCGATCTGCTGTCCGATTTGAGCGGGGCTGCTGTTCGGAGTGAGCTGCAAATCACTGGTGGAAATTTGAGGAATCGCAATTCCATTTGTTAGGTGATGAGATAATCCATTTACCGTTAACAATCGCGTTAATTCTGCTTCAACTGCTGCTTGTAATAGAGGACGTTGACTGTGGGGAATCGGTAAGCCATCAAGAATTAACCGATCGATGTGCAAATTAATATTCATGCTGTCACTCCTGCTGCAACTTGCCAGTGAAAGTCTGCATCATTAACCGGGCGATCGAGTTTGCGTAACTCAGTGCGAATAGCTTGTAACACCAGTGGCATTGTGATGGAAGTGCCTGCCTGCGCGGCGAGAAAAGCGCTGTTAAGAGCGATGTTGTGAATATTGCCCCCCACCAGGGTAAAGCGAGCCAGACGATCGTAATCGAGTCCGACGGTTGGTGTTTCTGGAGGGAAGGCACGTTGCCAGATGCCGCGACGTTCTGCCAATCCAGGGAAAGGGAAGTCTACAACAAACCGTAGGCGGCGCATAAAAGCAGTATCGAGCGAACCTTTCATGTTGGTTGCTAGAATTGCCAGGCCACTGTATGTCTCGATGCGTTGCAGCAGGTAGTTAATTTCAATATTGGCGTAGCGATCGTGGGAATCTTTGACTTCGCTGCGTTTGCCAAACAAAGCATCTGCTTCATCAAAAAATAGGATTGCTCCACCGTCTTCTGCGGCATCAAATAAGCGACGCAAATTCTTTTCAGTTTCGCCAATATATTTACTGATTACTGCTGACAAATCAATTCGATACAAGTTGAGTTGCAGTTCGTTGGCAATCACTTCTGCTGCCATCGTTTTGCCTGTACCGCTCTCGCCAGCAAACAAAGCACTGATGCCTAATCCCCGATTCATCTGACGATGAAAGCCCCATTCCTCATAAACGGTGCTACGTTGCTGCACCTGATTCGCAGTTTGACGCAGCAGATCCGTTGCTTCTGGTGGCAGCACAATATCATTCCAGGTCGCTTTTGCATCGAGGCGTTGAGCCAGCGCATCTAATTGAGGACGAGTGTGCAGCAAGCACCCCTGCCAGAGCCGTTCCGGCAAAGTCCGATCGTCTTGTACTGTCACTGCCAATTCACTTTGAGCAATTTCCTGAATCGCTGGCAAGCTAAGGTTAAATTGTGCGGCTAGATGTGCCGAAATTTGAGCCGATGCTGTACCCAAAGCACGAGACCAGGCAGCTTTCTGTTCTGCAGGGGTTGGTTTGCCAATATCAAGCGTCAGAGCAGAGCGAGCGAGTTCGGATTGGTTATCACGCGCGTTGAGGAAAATAATGCCTTGGCTTCGCATGAGAAAGCGAGAAAGGGCGGCTTGTGCTTCATTGCTGATGTCTTGTGCATCCAGATAAAGGGCGATCGGCAACAGCAGGCTTTCTCTTTGCCAGAGGCGTACAAAAGTCTCTAGCTCAGCCGTCTGAGTTGGGAGAAGTTGAATGGGAAGACGGTAGAGATGCAGTCCTAACTGTTGGGCACAGCACCCAGCAATGAGTTGCTTACTGGCAGTATCCGTTCCTAAGAGTTGAATAATGGGGAGCGATGAGAAAGCAGTTTGTTGCAGGTGTTGCAGAACCGTTGCCACGATCGCTTGCTGAGAAGGAGGCAGCAGCGTTGGATCAGCCGCTACGTCCAGGGGTAACAGTAAGGGAGAGAGGCGATCGTCCAAATAGTTCAACCCTTTCAAATAATTCACAACTCGTTCGTCAACTCGTAGAGCACTGGTTGTGAGAGGTTGCGCTCCGGGTTGATTGATTTCCAGCAGTCGCCAATAGCGCAGTGGTCGTTCTGGTGACAGCACCTCCCAGACGGGTTCGTCAAACAAGGTCATTGCCAGCGCAAAGGTCGGATAGGGACGATTGGCGTTTTGTTGTGCCTGCGTGCAAAGGGTTGCAATGCGGGTGTCGAGTTCCATTGCCGCACAAAGTAAAAGCACCTGCTGCTCAAATCGAGATAATCCTAATCGCTGGCTCAGAATCATGAGGGCTGGAGGAGGATCGATCGCGGCTGCTGTTTCCATTGCCGCTGCGGCTTCGCTGACCTCGCTGGCTTTGATCGTATCGCAGGAAGTAAGTAGCTTTTGTCCAAACAAATGTCCGCCTGTTGTAGATGGATTGGGCTTCAACTCGCCAAGCTCTATTAAGGAGAGTCGCAACCAATGAAGTGCAGCGGAGAGATAGCGATCGTTGCCAGCTTGCCAGGATTCTAGATCGTTCATTGGATAGTCACCTTTTGTGTGGCATCAAAAACGGGTGGAGTAACGGCACGATTCACGAGGAGGCTATCTACGCCATCAACACGCAGTCGCACAAAGTACTCTCCAGGGTCGATCGCCATGACGTTAAATAAAAGCGGATCAGTAATGTTGGTACGAGGTTGAGACAAAATTTCTCGATCGCCTAATAGCAGAGAGACACGCTGTTCAAGTCGGACTTGAGGATTACAGGTAAGCGTCAGCGTGACATCACCATTCACATTGCGAGGAGCAGGATTCGGCGCGATCGTGTTAATTTGCGGTGCGAAAGAGAGCGGTAGTTCGTTTGTAACTCGCTCAGGTTGATTGGTTCGCTTCAGCACAGCAACTAATCTGTAGAATCCGGCAATCCAATCTGTTGAATTGTTGGGAATTTGGAAGCTGATTTCAGTTGAACTTCTGCCAGGAAGCGGAGTGAGTTCGATCGGGTTGGAAAGGCGAGGATGAGTCAGGCGCAGGGTGACTGTTTCATCATCTAAATGGTGCCCTTTCAAGATCAGCACATCGCCAAGACGCGCACTCGGCTGTTGATTGGGAGGAATGACTTCCAGTAATGTTGGGAATGGAGGCGTGAGATCGGTTTGAGACAGCACACCCTGATCGTTTGCTCCGCGCGTTAAAACAGGCAAAGGCGTCTTCACAGGACGATTACTTTCAAGCAACACGACCTCCACCTGATAAGCAGCAGAAATGCGATATTGCGCTTGTAGCATCATCCACAGCTTCGACATTTCCTCCAGTGGCATGGGTTGAGGAGTAATGCGAACCCGTTCGATTTGCTCATGCAGGTCATTTCCAGCCAAGGCTGCTTTAATTTCGTCCGGATCTAAAACAGCACAGTCATGCAAAACACTCATGGCTCGTCCTAGCAAACGGTGACTTAAAATATCGTCATCGTTTTGTCCGTATGCTGTCACCAAGTAATAAAGGTTCAATGCCAACGGTGGAAATCCACTTTCGCCTGACTTTACCTGACTCGGCAATGGCATATTACGCAAAGCTGCATTCGGAGCTGTTTGATATAGAAACAAATTGAGTTGGTTATTATTGCTGCCGTTGCGAGCTTTTTCGGGCGGTTTTGTAGTGACGATCGTTCCGGGTAAGTCTACATTACTGCCTGCTTCTAGCAGATGGCTGAGGGTGGCAGTGACAGCGGCGATTGCCAGAGAATTGCTCATTAGCTGGCTCCTTTGGCGCGTTGGCGCAGATAGTCGTCTAAGCCCATCACAGGGGAAGAAGGGCGGGGTTTGGGTGAGGAAGGTGTTGCAACAGCAGCGCGGACTTCAATTCGTCCGATCGTCACTTGAATCGTGGGAGTGGATTCTGAAACGGGTTCTGAGAGCGAGAGATTTTGCGAAGCTGGTTGATTTTGTGGCTGCACAGCAATAGAAGGTTGCACAATGTGCGGTGTTAACCTGGGTGTAACCGTTTGTTCTCTACCCAGTGTTTCTCTATTAGAAATTTGATTGTAATTAGAATTATGATGAATCGTATTTTGAACAATATTGTGAACAGAAGCGTGAATAATGTCCGAAGTTGGTTCTGTAGAATTGAATAGAATCGCTCTCTGAGGATTTGAGTGACTTTCAGTTGCGATCGGCACTAGTGTGGGAATCGGTTGTAGGGATTGAGTTGAAGGCGTAAGCTGCTGATCTACAACAGTTTGGGAAGAATCTAAACCTGTATTGGCAGCAGGGTTCACTGCATCAGGCTCAGCCAATGGAATTGGAGATGGTAGATTGACGGACGCCTGATTGATTTTTTGAACAGGGACAATCTGTGAAGCGTTTTGCTCAATCTGTCGCTGTACTTGAGGAAGGATTTGATTTTGATGAAGTGATAGTTGTGATTGAGGGTGAGAACTAGATTCTAAGTTTGTGTTAGATTGCAATACTTCAGGTTTAAGATTCTGATGATTGTCAATCTTGATGCTGTCATTCGATCTTAAGGAAATCAATAATGATTGAGACGTTGTTAAATTTGTTTCAATATTTGGTTCAAAGTTTGGTTTAGAAAAGTTTCCTTTGTTTTCAAATCCCGATCGCTCTAGAGCATCAACAGATGTATTTTCTGATTGAAGCTTTGTGTCAGTAGACCGTGTCTCTAACCTCAAGTCTTGAGGAACAGAAGTGGCGATCGAAGGTTGCTCTAAGCTTATGGAAGCAGGGGGATGATTGGCGATCGACAACGGTTCAAATCGGGATGCTAACCGGGGTTGCAGCACCTCAGCCTGATTAAAGCTCCTGGCAGTTAAATTGCTGAGATAATCACTCATAGCACAACGGGGTAAGAAGGAAATAGCAAACAAAAATTGAGGATAATGCTATTGAACAGGATCTATCCCATACCGGAGCGACCCACCTTTTCTAAATAACACTGTCGTCGAAAAGAACTCATCGACAGAATGTCAGCTTCAGCCCAGCCATAAGCAGTTGCGAGTATATGAACTTCCCCTAAAATGCGAGAAGCCCATGCATTAATTTCACTCCAAAAGAAGGAGACAATATCAAACGTAATTTGCCACTGATATGTACATGCCGGACAGGTCATTGATAGTTGTACATCAGCCTGCGGATCAATTTGTGCCATTTGCTGAACGATCGCTGCTCGCACTGCCGGAGAAAGTTGATCAACGGTTTGAGCTTCTCCCTGTTGATGAACTGCTAAGATGCACCGATTCAGTAAGGTTTGTTGCGCGTCAATGGGATGGTTGGCAATTGCAGCGAGATCAGAGCTATGAGGTAAGCGAAATTCCACTTCGTAGCCTTCCACGGTTACAGTGAAGCGATCGGGGCAGAAACCTTGAGCAGTTAAAGCAGATTCCTGAATCACAGAGGGCAGAGCGGCAACTCGCAGATCAGCAACATTCAGCGTCAGTTCTAGACGATCGCCACAGTGAGGACAAGTCGCCAAACTCACGAGCTGAGAACCAAACACCCATTCTCGTAAAGTTAACAAACAGGCATCTCGCTGACCTAAACTGAGTTGTGCCAGCGTCTCTAACGGAGTAGTCGGGCAGGCAGTTGCTAACAAACTCAGAGCACGCTGAATCGGTAATTGATTGAGTCCTCGCTCCCATACTTGCAATAGTTCTGAAGCAGATGGCGATCGCATAGCGATTTATGTTGGGATTAGTAATCGGTAGTGGGTCATCGGTAATGGGTAGTCTGCTAAAGCTTTGATTCGCAATTCGCAATTACCCATTACCTACAGCATTGATGACGATCGCTTATGCGGCGGGTCTCGTAAAGCTGGGTTCTGAGGGTTCGGCTACGGCTTCATCGCGCTCCCAACCTTCGTTCTCCAACTTGATATGCTGGATTGCAACTGCATTGGCGTTTGCATCTAAATCGGGGATTGCTTGATACTCTGAAACCCAGCAGCGAAACACTTTGTAAGCGATCGCAAGTTGACCTGCTTCGTTATAGACCTCAATGATGATGTCCTTACGAAAGTCTTTCAGCGATACTTCTGAACCCAAGCCTGCACCAAAGTTCCAGACCTTACTTGCCCACTTTTCAAATTCGGTGTCGTGAGTTACGCCACGTTCTAACGTAATTGCCTCGTATTCTGTCCGCCCCGGAGACTTGCGGCTACTGCTCGGATCTCCCCCTTCGCGGTGTTTGACAACCTCTGTTGTTCGCTTCAGCATACTGACCTTACTGATGCCTGCAACGTATTTACCATCCCACTTAACACGAAATTTGAAGTTTTTGTAGGGGTCAAACCGTTGTGCATTGACACTAAACTGAGCCATGATTTACTCCTTATACTGCGATTTGCCCAGCCATTTGCTGAAGCTTAATAACAACGAACTCAGCCGGTTTGAGCGGAGCAAAGCCGACCATAATGTTGACAATGCCTCGATCGATATCATTTTGAGGCGTGGTTTCTTTATCACATTTGACAAAGTAAGCATCTTGCGGCGTTTTACCTTGGAACGCTCCTTGACGGAACAGGTTTTGCATAAACGCGCCCACATTCAAGCGAATCTGCGACCAGAGCGGCTCATCGTTTGGCTCAAATACAACCCACTGTGTGCCGCGATAAAGGCTCTCCTCGATATAGAGCGTTAAACGACGAACGGGAACATATTTCCACTCAGAGCCAATTTCATCGTTGCCTCTAAGCGTGCGAGCACCCCAAATCACCGTTCCATAAACTGGAAAGTTGCGGATACAGTTAACGGCTTTAGGATTCAAAATCCCGTTTTGTTCATTTGTTAAAGGCACCTTCACGCCTAA
The DNA window shown above is from Trichocoleus sp. and carries:
- a CDS encoding phage tail protein, yielding MAQFSVNAQRFDPYKNFKFRVKWDGKYVAGISKVSMLKRTTEVVKHREGGDPSSSRKSPGRTEYEAITLERGVTHDTEFEKWASKVWNFGAGLGSEVSLKDFRKDIIIEVYNEAGQLAIAYKVFRCWVSEYQAIPDLDANANAVAIQHIKLENEGWERDEAVAEPSEPSFTRPAA
- a CDS encoding DUF4255 domain-containing protein, whose translation is MSNSLAIAAVTATLSHLLEAGSNVDLPGTIVTTKPPEKARNGSNNNQLNLFLYQTAPNAALRNMPLPSQVKSGESGFPPLALNLYYLVTAYGQNDDDILSHRLLGRAMSVLHDCAVLDPDEIKAALAGNDLHEQIERVRITPQPMPLEEMSKLWMMLQAQYRISAAYQVEVVLLESNRPVKTPLPVLTRGANDQGVLSQTDLTPPFPTLLEVIPPNQQPSARLGDVLILKGHHLDDETVTLRLTHPRLSNPIELTPLPGRSSTEISFQIPNNSTDWIAGFYRLVAVLKRTNQPERVTNELPLSFAPQINTIAPNPAPRNVNGDVTLTLTCNPQVRLEQRVSLLLGDREILSQPRTNITDPLLFNVMAIDPGEYFVRLRVDGVDSLLVNRAVTPPVFDATQKVTIQ
- a CDS encoding ATP-binding protein, with amino-acid sequence MNDLESWQAGNDRYLSAALHWLRLSLIELGELKPNPSTTGGHLFGQKLLTSCDTIKASEVSEAAAAMETAAAIDPPPALMILSQRLGLSRFEQQVLLLCAAMELDTRIATLCTQAQQNANRPYPTFALAMTLFDEPVWEVLSPERPLRYWRLLEINQPGAQPLTTSALRVDERVVNYLKGLNYLDDRLSPLLLPLDVAADPTLLPPSQQAIVATVLQHLQQTAFSSLPIIQLLGTDTASKQLIAGCCAQQLGLHLYRLPIQLLPTQTAELETFVRLWQRESLLLPIALYLDAQDISNEAQAALSRFLMRSQGIIFLNARDNQSELARSALTLDIGKPTPAEQKAAWSRALGTASAQISAHLAAQFNLSLPAIQEIAQSELAVTVQDDRTLPERLWQGCLLHTRPQLDALAQRLDAKATWNDIVLPPEATDLLRQTANQVQQRSTVYEEWGFHRQMNRGLGISALFAGESGTGKTMAAEVIANELQLNLYRIDLSAVISKYIGETEKNLRRLFDAAEDGGAILFFDEADALFGKRSEVKDSHDRYANIEINYLLQRIETYSGLAILATNMKGSLDTAFMRRLRFVVDFPFPGLAERRGIWQRAFPPETPTVGLDYDRLARFTLVGGNIHNIALNSAFLAAQAGTSITMPLVLQAIRTELRKLDRPVNDADFHWQVAAGVTA
- a CDS encoding phage baseplate protein, producing the protein MRSPSASELLQVWERGLNQLPIQRALSLLATACPTTPLETLAQLSLGQRDACLLTLREWVFGSQLVSLATCPHCGDRLELTLNVADLRVAALPSVIQESALTAQGFCPDRFTVTVEGYEVEFRLPHSSDLAAIANHPIDAQQTLLNRCILAVHQQGEAQTVDQLSPAVRAAIVQQMAQIDPQADVQLSMTCPACTYQWQITFDIVSFFWSEINAWASRILGEVHILATAYGWAEADILSMSSFRRQCYLEKVGRSGMG